The window GTCTACACCGGCGACATGGGCAAGTTCGACGACGACGGCTTTCTTTACTTCCTGGGACGCAAAAAAGAGATGATCAAGGTGTCGGGATTCAGCGTATTTCCCGAAGAGGTGGAGACGTTCCTGCTGACCCATGAGGCCGTGGATAAGGTGGCCGTCATCGGAGCGCCCGACCCTAAAAAGGGAGAGGTGATCAAGGCCTTCGTGGTGCCCAAGCCGCAATTCAAGGGAAAGATATCGGCCGACGAGATCATTGCCTGGGCCAAACCGCGTATCTCCTCCTACAAGGTGCCCCAGGCCGTGGATTTCCGTGATGAACTGCCCATGAGCGGCGTGGGCAAGGTGCTGCGGCGCGTGCTGGTCGAGGAAGAGCAGAATAAAAAATAGGGCCTATCCCTTTTGCAGCTTGCGACGGTTGTGTTCGTAGCGCATCTGCAGCATTTCCACGAAGAGGGCGAACCCCATGGGCAGATAGATATAGGCCTTGGGCACATGTTTGTGCATGCCCTCCATGAATAGCGTTACGCCGATGGTGATGAGAAAGGATAGCGCCAGGATTTTCAGCGCCGGATGGTTGAGGATGAACTCGCCGATCGGCCGGGCGAAGAACAGGATGCCCACGAACGAGAGCACCACGGCCAGGACGATGATCCACAATTCGGACGTCAGGCCCACGGCGGTGATCACCGAGTCGATGGAAAAGACGATGTCGAGCAGCACGATTTGGCCGATCACCGCCCCGAAGGCGCCGCTTTTGGGTGCATCGTGGGACGTTCGTTCATCCACGAGCGACAGGGTGTGGTGGATTTCGCGCACCGCCTTGTAGAGGAGGAAAAAACCGCCGCCGATCAGAATCAGATCGCGAACCGACAGGGTCCAGATCACCGGACGGGTCATGGCCACTAGAAAGACGACCAGGGAGAGCATGGCGATCCGCGCTACCAGGGCCAGGGCCAGCCCCAGTACCCGCGCCTTCTGGCGCTTTTCCGCCGGCAGCCGGCCGACGAAGATGGCGATGACCAGCACGTTGTCCACCCCAAGAACCAGTTCCAGGCCGATCAGCAGGGCCAGTAACGCCAGTGAATCCGCCATGGCGATATCTCCTTCAGATTTTTAAATTTTTATGGATTCACAGGTAATATTTTCAGACGGCGCCGTCATTTTCGCTTTTTCCGCCGTTCATAGTAGCGACACAGCCGGGAAAGAGCCCGGGCCGCGCGGCCGATCGAGGGAAATACCGCATAGCCGGCAGTGCCGAAGGCGGCCCTGATGGCCGCCCCGTCGGCAGCCAGCCGGCTGTCGCCACCTTCCGAGTCCACCACGAACACAATGGGTTTGTGGCCCGATCGGGTGTCGAGCATGTCGAGGGTCTCGGCGGTCAAGTCCGGGGTTTTGGGCATGTGAAACGCATTTCGGGCAATGAGTCGGTCGACCACGATCAGGTCCACCGCGGCTTCCTCCTCGGCCATGTCGATCAGATGGCCCAGGCAGGCGGTATCGGTGAATACCTGCCACATATCCAACGGGTTGCCGGCGATGGAGCCGGCTTCGGGAACGATCTCGCGCAGGCGCGCCATGGTCGGGGCACCCAGCGGCGGCACACTCAACCCCTCGCGCACGAAGGTGTCGCCGTACAACACGCTGGTGCCCCCGCCGCCTCCGATGATAAAGACCCCGTTGGCGCGCGGCGGAGGAACGAAGGCAAACGCCATCAGGGCATCCATCCAGCCGTCCAGCGTTTGCACCGGGATCATGTTGGCCTGGCGGAACACCGCCTCCCAGATGGCAGCGCGACCGGCCATGGCGCCGGTGTGGGAGGCCACCGTGCGGGAACCCGCATCGCTCTGCCCGCCCTTGATAACGACGATGGGTTTGCTTCGACCGATCTTCCGGGCAAGTTCCAAGAGCCGGCCTCCGTCATCGATCCCCTCCAGATACATACCGATCACCTTGATCAGCGGATCATCGCCGAAGGCGTCCAGAAAATCGAGCGCACCGAGCACACTGCCGTTGCCCACGCTGACCGCCTTTTCAACGCCCAGGCCTAGCGATGCGGCATACTCGGTCAAGCGCTGGGTCATGCCCCCCGACTGGGAGATGATTCCCAAGGGGCCGACAACGCCCGGTATGGCGCCCCAGGCGGTAAGTCCCACGGCCGGCCGATAGGGTCCCATGCAGTTCGGTCCGATCAGCCGTATGCCATACCGCACGCAGGTGGAGACGAGGCGCGCGGCCATCTCCTGGCCGGCCGCGGTGCCGAGTTCGTCGAATCCGGCGGTCAACAGATGAATGTGCCGTGCGCCTTTGCCGGCGCAGGCCTCGATCACCGCGGGAACGTTGGCGGCGGCCACCGCCACCATCACCAGGTCGGGGACTTCGGGCAACGATGCCACATCCGGCCAGGCCTTGACGCCGAGAATGTCGTCCGCCTTGGCATTGATGGGGTAGAGGCGGCCTGCATAACCCGCATCGATGAGTTTGCGCATAAAGCTCAACCCACCGAAACGCCATCCGGAGCGGGAGACGCCCACCAGGGCGATGCTTTGCGGGTTGAAGAACTTGTCCATATCCGCGGGGGTCAAACGCTGGGCCAAGGCATACTCCTTTTTGAATGGGGTCATCGGTCGGGACGGTCGGTGGATGCGGTCCGTATGCGAGAAGAAGACTATGGGGCCGACGTGGATTTGGCAAGCAAAAAGGCGGTATCATGCAGACCTGTTTTGATGGATTGACAAATCCAACCAGGAAAGGTTTATTCCATAAAAATCTCTTTTACCAAGGATGTGCCGCGACATGACCGATGCCATTGTCGTAGAAAATATCGCCAAGCGGTTTGAAAAAGTCGATGCGGTCGCCGGCATTTCGTTCAGCGTGCGGGAAGGAGAACTCTTTGGTTTTCTCGGTCCCAATGGGGCCGGCAAGACCACGACCATCAACATGCTCACCGGCCTGGCGCGACCCGATGCCGGAACGATCCATATCGGCGGCATCGACTGTACCGCCCGTCCGCGCTCGGCCCAGTATCTGATCGGCGTGGTGCCGGACGAGAGCAATCTCTACCCGGAACTCACCGGTTTCGGCAATCTCTGTTTCTGCGCGGCCCTTTACGGCATGGGAAAGGCCGAAAGAGAAGCAAGGGCCAGGGAGTTGTTGGACCGCTTCGACCTCGCCGAGGCGGCGAATCGCAAGTTCGTCGGCTATTCCAAGGGCATGAAGCGCAAGCTCACCATCGCCGCAGGGATCATCCACAGGCCCGCCATCCTGTTTCTCGACGAGCCCACCACCGGTATCGACGTGGCCAGCGCCAGGCACTTGCGCCAGCTCATCGACGACTTGCATCGCAGCGGCACCACGATTTTCCTGACCACCCACTACATCGAAGAGGCGGAACGGCTCTGTGACCGCATCGCCTTCATCGTGTCCGGCCGCATCGTCCGGGTCGATACGGTCGACCATCTGGTTCAGCCGATCCAGGGAAAACATGTGGTTCAAATCACCAGCACCCATACCAGCCAGGCGTTGCATGCCGGACTTTCCCAGGCCTTTCCGGGCGTGGAGTTTTCACTTCCCGGTCCCGGCCGCATCCGGGTGCAGGCCGACACCCCGATCCATGTCGGTCCCCTGATTCGCTTTTTGGAGGATCATGGGGCCGAGGTTACCGAAGCGCGCAGGATGCAGTTGTCGCTGGAAGATATATTTGTTCGGATCACGGGCATCGCGGCGGATGCCATGCACAAGGAAAAGGAAAAGGGGGGCGGCCCGAAATGAAGCGCTGGATCGCGTTCTGGAATATTCTGCTCAAAGACCTGCGAACCTATTACCTGAAACCGCCCAATATCAGTTGGGGCCTGATTTTTCCCCTGGCCTGGACAGGCATGTTTTTCGTCAAGTCCGGCAGCGGCCTGGGAAGCATTCCCACGGTGTTGCCGGGTGTGGTGGCCGTTTCCATCCTTTTCGGCACCACCTCCATGCTGGCGGTAACGGTGACCTTCGAGAAAAAAAACCACTCGTTCGAACGGCTTCTGCTGGCGCCCATTCCCCTGGAACTGCTGATGCTGGCCAAGACCGCCGGCGCCATCCTTTTCGGCACGGTCAACGCCTTTGTGCCGGTCATCATGGCCGCCTTTTTGAGCGACCTGTCACAGGTGGCGTGGGCGGCCTTCGTTCCCGCGGTGGTCTTAATCTCCGTGGCCTCCACGTTCTTGGGGCTTTTTATTGCCGTGGCCGTGAGCGAAGTGTTCGAAGCGCAGACCTTCTCCAACTTTTTCCGTTTTCCCATGATTTTTCTATGCGGACTCTTTTTCCCCATCGAAAAATTGCCGGTCTACCTGAAGCCGTTGTCCTATGTCTTCCCGTTGACCTATGGGGTCGACGTGTTTCATGGGTCCATACACGGCGCCAACATCATGCCCTTCGCCCTCGATCTGACCCTCCTGAGCGCCTTTTGTGTGGTGTTGTTCGGCCTGAGTCTTTATCGCATCAGCCGGAGCTGGATCGCCTGAGCCCGAGCCGAATCGCTGTTAAACCTCCAGCTCCTTCATGGCCCGCTTCATCTGCCGCAGGGCCTGCCGGATGCGGTGTTCGTTTTCCACCAGGGCGATGCGCAGATATCCTTCGCCCTCTTCTCCAAAACCGATGCCCGGGGCCAGGGCCACATTGGCGCGCTTCATCATCTGGATGGAAAACTCCATGGAGCCCAAGCGGTCGTACGGCGGCGGTATCTTGACCCAGGCGAACATGCCGGCCTTGGGCCGTGTCACCGGCCAATCCATGCGCTCCAGCCCTTCGCAGAGGACATCGCGGCGACTCTGGTAGATATGGGCCTGGCGGACGACATCCTCGTCGCAGTGGCGCAGGGCCACGATGCCGGCCACCTGGATGGCCGAAAAGATGCCATAGTCGTAATATCCCTTGATCTTGCGCAGACCGGCCACCATCTCCGGATTGCCCACGCAGTAGCCCAGACGCCAACCGGCCATGTTGTAGGACTTTGAAAAAGAGCCGAACTCTACCCCCACATCGCGGGCCCCCGGCACCTGCATGAAGCTCGGCGCCACATAGCCATCGAAGGTGATCTTGTTGTAGGCAAAGTCATGGATCACCATGAAGCCGTATTTTTTAGCCAGTTCGACGACCCGTTCGTAGATCGTCATGCTGCCCAGCACGCCGGTGGGGTTGTGGGGATAGTTGAGAATCAGCACCTTGGGGCGCGGATAGACATTGGCGCACATGATTTCCAGCCGTTCGAGA is drawn from Desulfatitalea tepidiphila and contains these coding sequences:
- a CDS encoding ABC transporter permease; this translates as MKRWIAFWNILLKDLRTYYLKPPNISWGLIFPLAWTGMFFVKSGSGLGSIPTVLPGVVAVSILFGTTSMLAVTVTFEKKNHSFERLLLAPIPLELLMLAKTAGAILFGTVNAFVPVIMAAFLSDLSQVAWAAFVPAVVLISVASTFLGLFIAVAVSEVFEAQTFSNFFRFPMIFLCGLFFPIEKLPVYLKPLSYVFPLTYGVDVFHGSIHGANIMPFALDLTLLSAFCVVLFGLSLYRISRSWIA
- a CDS encoding CoA-binding protein; this encodes MAQRLTPADMDKFFNPQSIALVGVSRSGWRFGGLSFMRKLIDAGYAGRLYPINAKADDILGVKAWPDVASLPEVPDLVMVAVAAANVPAVIEACAGKGARHIHLLTAGFDELGTAAGQEMAARLVSTCVRYGIRLIGPNCMGPYRPAVGLTAWGAIPGVVGPLGIISQSGGMTQRLTEYAASLGLGVEKAVSVGNGSVLGALDFLDAFGDDPLIKVIGMYLEGIDDGGRLLELARKIGRSKPIVVIKGGQSDAGSRTVASHTGAMAGRAAIWEAVFRQANMIPVQTLDGWMDALMAFAFVPPPRANGVFIIGGGGGTSVLYGDTFVREGLSVPPLGAPTMARLREIVPEAGSIAGNPLDMWQVFTDTACLGHLIDMAEEEAAVDLIVVDRLIARNAFHMPKTPDLTAETLDMLDTRSGHKPIVFVVDSEGGDSRLAADGAAIRAAFGTAGYAVFPSIGRAARALSRLCRYYERRKKRK
- a CDS encoding TerC family protein, producing the protein MADSLALLALLIGLELVLGVDNVLVIAIFVGRLPAEKRQKARVLGLALALVARIAMLSLVVFLVAMTRPVIWTLSVRDLILIGGGFFLLYKAVREIHHTLSLVDERTSHDAPKSGAFGAVIGQIVLLDIVFSIDSVITAVGLTSELWIIVLAVVLSFVGILFFARPIGEFILNHPALKILALSFLITIGVTLFMEGMHKHVPKAYIYLPMGFALFVEMLQMRYEHNRRKLQKG
- a CDS encoding aminotransferase class I/II-fold pyridoxal phosphate-dependent enzyme, which produces MDQKGKQPIQFARRMSQLPPYLFGMINQMKMEKRWQGDDVIDLGMGNPVDPAPEQVISKLVEAANDPKTHRYPAADGMRNLRIEIAKSYEKDYGVTLNANTEVMCTIGSKEGISHLCLALIGPGDTVLVPAPAFPVHIYAAIIAGGSVLRIPLDEEGAFLERLEIMCANVYPRPKVLILNYPHNPTGVLGSMTIYERVVELAKKYGFMVIHDFAYNKITFDGYVAPSFMQVPGARDVGVEFGSFSKSYNMAGWRLGYCVGNPEMVAGLRKIKGYYDYGIFSAIQVAGIVALRHCDEDVVRQAHIYQSRRDVLCEGLERMDWPVTRPKAGMFAWVKIPPPYDRLGSMEFSIQMMKRANVALAPGIGFGEEGEGYLRIALVENEHRIRQALRQMKRAMKELEV
- a CDS encoding ABC transporter ATP-binding protein, which encodes MTDAIVVENIAKRFEKVDAVAGISFSVREGELFGFLGPNGAGKTTTINMLTGLARPDAGTIHIGGIDCTARPRSAQYLIGVVPDESNLYPELTGFGNLCFCAALYGMGKAEREARARELLDRFDLAEAANRKFVGYSKGMKRKLTIAAGIIHRPAILFLDEPTTGIDVASARHLRQLIDDLHRSGTTIFLTTHYIEEAERLCDRIAFIVSGRIVRVDTVDHLVQPIQGKHVVQITSTHTSQALHAGLSQAFPGVEFSLPGPGRIRVQADTPIHVGPLIRFLEDHGAEVTEARRMQLSLEDIFVRITGIAADAMHKEKEKGGGPK